The genomic segment TCCCAGGTTGGCCTGGGCCCGGGCATAGTTGGGATTCAGAGCGATGGCCTTGCGTGATTCTTCGATAGCCTTTTCCAGCAGTCCCTTTTCGCCGTAGGTAAAACCCAGCAGGAAATGCGCCTCGGCGCCGTCGGGATTTATCTTCACCGCCTCCTGCAGTTCGGAAATGGACTGCTCCAGCAGGCCCAGATTATAAAAGATCTCCCCCAACGCAGTATGCGCCACGTATGACTGGGGATCAACTTTTAGCGCCGCCTGATAGACCTTGACCGCTGACTCGAACTCGCCCTGCTGTTTAAGGGTCAAGCCCAGGTAGATGTGGGTCAGAAAGTCATCGGACTTTAGTTTAAGGGCCTGGTGGTAGTGCTCTATGGCCGACTTATACTGGCCGGTATTGCGCAGGGCCTCGGCCAGCCGGAAGTGCGCAGAAAAGTCTTCTGACTGATCTATGTTCTTTTTGGCCTGTTCTATCTCCCGGTCATAATATCCGCTTTTGCGGTAGACCACTTCCAGGTTGTGGCGGGCCAGCACATTCTTGGGATCCAGCTCGATGGCCTTCTGCAATACTTCGATGGCCTCGGTGTACATGGCCTTGTGGTGAAATACCACCCCCAGATTATTGTGGGCCGCCGAGTCCTTGGCATCCAGCCGGGACCGGAAGCTGCGCAGGATGCCCTGTTCTTCGGGGCTGATCACGGCGGTTGTATTTTGAGCGTTGGAATCCATATGGAAAATTGATTTGAAACTTGAAGTTTGTAATGAGAGACATTTACTGAATGCTTAGCCAGATGCTGAATACCTGGGAAAGTTCAAACCACTGAAAACGATCCCGTAAATCATGTTAATCCGCTTACGCTTCAATGCAGGATTTCTTCAAGCGCCAAAGCTTTCGCTTACTCTACATACTTGCCTTCCCTTGGGGGCCGTAACTTTAGCGAAGGCCTCAGCGGTGGAGCTCCTGTCTGCTCAGGGAAAATATATTACCCCAGGTGGATGGCCTTCAGGATCACCTCCAGCGATGCCGGATCGGGCAGCAGCAGAAAATATCCGTAGAGGGTGGTGTTCTTTTCCACAAAACGGAATTCGGTCTCGATGCAGACAACCATGTCCTTGTCGCTGGAAAATTCCAGGGAGACGGTCTGAAGCACCGCCGAGGCCATGTCCACCGCCATGTTGGGAACTGAAGGCACCACCACCAGGCCCAGCAGATCTCCCAGCGAGTTCATGTAAGCGCAGGTCAAAACATTGGAAACTTCCTTGAGGGCCGACTCCTCCAGTTCCCCGAATTTTTTGGTGGTTCCCAGCGGCTGGCGCATCAGGCAGTCGGTAAGGTGCCAGGCCGCTTCCTGGGGAAACAGCAGCAGGGTGCGGCCGGTCATGTCGCCCAGAAAATAGATCAGCACGCTGGCCACCACCTCGTTGGGCTTGGCCACTAAGCTGAACACTTCTTCTATGGGATTGATCCGGATCACCGGCACGTTGACCATCACCTTTTCTCCGGTAAGCTCGGAGAGCGCGGTGGCGGCGTGGCAGGCCCCGATATTGGCCACTTCCTTGAGGGCATCCAGCTGAATGGCTTTTAACTGACTGACGTCCATATTTATATCACCGTTACTCGTTAATTGTTATTCGTTAATCGTTGCCTGTGGTCTATTCAGTATTCAGTATTCAGTATTCAGTATTCAGTATTCGGTGATCTCAGGTTTCAAGGTTATTGACATCCACTATCAGCATCGGATAACCCTCCCGGCTGATGGCCACACCGCTAAAGGTCTTATTGGCGTTAAGGAAACGGGAAAGCGGCTTGACCACTATCTCCTGCTGGCCCACCATCCGGTCTATGACATAGGCGGCAAACGAGCCCTGACGTTCCAGCACCACGGTGGGACCGGATAGTATCCCTTCTTCGGTTTCCAGTTTTAAGACCCGGGAAAGCCTTTGCACCGGGATGGCCTGGCTGCGGTATACTATGGCAGTTTTGCCCTGGAGGGTCCTTACGTTTTCCGGTTTAAGCTCAAATGTTTCCATAACCTGGGACATGGGCAGGGCGTAGACCTGCTCCCTGGCCGAAACCAGCAGGGTGCGGATGATGGCCAGGCTAAGGGGAACATTCAGCAAAA from the candidate division TA06 bacterium genome contains:
- a CDS encoding chemotaxis protein CheC; translation: MDVSQLKAIQLDALKEVANIGACHAATALSELTGEKVMVNVPVIRINPIEEVFSLVAKPNEVVASVLIYFLGDMTGRTLLLFPQEAAWHLTDCLMRQPLGTTKKFGELEESALKEVSNVLTCAYMNSLGDLLGLVVVPSVPNMAVDMASAVLQTVSLEFSSDKDMVVCIETEFRFVEKNTTLYGYFLLLPDPASLEVILKAIHLG